The stretch of DNA GGCTACGGGTTTTAGTATCGATTTGCGCGGTTTAACCGCTGTGCCATTTGCTGGCCCTAAAGCAGGTATTTTGGCGCCACAAGGCGATGATCCTGAATTGCTCTCTGCTATCCGTGGCTTGCGTGCGCAAGGGGAAATAGTGATTGTCGATTTGGGCGTGGTGCAATCGGAAGTGCATGTGGACCGGACCCTGCAGCAAAATGCAGGTGTTTGGCAAGTCATAAGTCTGTAAAAATTAAGCCGTTTTTGCAAAAAAATCGCTGGCTCAAACCGCGATTTGACGTTAAAGTTCGGTCGCAACGTTACAGGTGTAGCGCTGCCAAATTATTTTGTGTTTTATGCATCGAGGTTTGGGAATGAGCAGAAATGTAGTCGTTATCGGTACCCAATGGGGCGACGAAGGTAAGGGCAAGATTGTTGACTGGTTGACGGATCACGCCCAAGGCGTGGTTCGCTTTCAAGGTGGTCACAATGCTGGCCATACGCTGATTGTTGGCGGCAAAAAAACAGTTCTGCGCTTGATTCCATCGGGTATTTTGCACGCTGGCAAAGCATGTTTTATTGGTAACGGCGTAGTAATTTCGCCCGAAGCACTGCTCAAAGAGATTGATGAGCTAACTGCTGCCGGTATTGATGTGATGAGCCGTTTGCGTATTTCTGAAGCTTGTCCTTTGATTCTGCCTTACCACATCGCGATCGACCAAGCCCGCGAAGCTGCTAAAGGTGAGAAAAAGATCGGCACAACGGGTCGCGGTATTGGCCCTGCTTATGAAGACAAAATCGCGCGTCGTTCGATCCGATTGCAAGATTTGTATCACCCAGAGCGTTTCGCGGCCAAATTGCTTGAAAACCTCGACTGGTACAACTTTGCACTGAAAAACTACTTCAATGCGCCAACATTGGATTACCAGACGATTTACGATGAAACTTTGGCTTATGCTGAGCGCATTAAGCCGATGCTCGGCGACGTTTCGCGTACTTTGTATGATTTGAATAAAGCAGGTAAGCCGCTGTTATTTGAAGGTGCACAAGGTACTTTGCTAGATGTTGACCACGGTACTTACCCGTACGTGACTTCAAGTAACTGCGTTGCAGGTGCTGCAGCTCCAGGTGCGGGCGTTGCACCACAAATGCTGCAATATGTATTGGGTATTGTGAAAGCATACACAACACGTGTTGGCTCTGGCCCATTCCCTACCGAATTGTTTGATGATGTTGGTGCAGGCCTTGCCAAGCGTGGTAATGAATTTGGCTCGGTGACCGGCCGTCCACGTCGTTGTGGCTGGTTTGATGCGGCTGCTCTGAAACGCTCGATTCAGATCAATGGTGTTTCTGGTCTTTGTGTGACCAAGCTTGACGTTATGGATGGTATTGAAACCATCAAATTATGTGTTGGCTATAAAATCAATGGCGTTGAGACTGACATCTTGCCCGTGGGTGCCGACGATATTGCTTTGTGCGAACCGATCTACGAAGAATGTGCGGGCTGGACTGAAAGCACTTTTGGCGTAAAAAAATGGGAAGACTTGCCGGAAAACGCCCGCAAGTATTTGCAGCGCATTGCTGAGATCTGCGAAGCGCCGATCGATATTATTTCTACTGGTCCAGATCGCGAAGAAACAATTGTAATGCGTCACCCATATCACGGCTAAGTTTGAGTCGATGAAGAAAGCCCCGAGATTCGGGGCTTTTTTTATGCATCTAGAAAATGATTGAGAATGATGATTGACCAGTGTGGCTTCAATGCAGTGGTGTAAAAAAGCCCGCGCATTGCGGGCTTTCTGGTGGGTATCTTAATCGAACAAAGTCATAATAAGGCATCTAGACATATACTCTATTATTGCTTCTTGGATTTGTTAGTCTTTTTGGTGGTTGTCGTTTTAGAGCGTGCCGCATCTTTTTTGTTTGCGCTTTTATTCTTACTAGCTTTTGCGCTTGATTTGCTAACGCTAGGTTTGTTGGCTGCGGCGCTATTTTTCGCTTTTTGTTGGGTGCATTGGGTAACGGTTTTTTTCTTTTTACCTTTGCCAACGGTTATTTTCTTGCATTGCATGTTGGAACGCGCGGCATCAGAGCTCTCAGCGCTGTTGCGTGCAGTGGTAGTGGCTGCTTTATTGCCACTGCCTGCTGCTAGTAATGAGCTGACATTGAGCCCCTGGCTGCCGCTATCTGCAACGCGCCTAGCGCCGTTAAAACGGCTTTGCCAATAACTGAGATTCATATTGGCTACTTCGATATTGCGGCCACTGCGAGGTGAGTGGATAAATCGATTATCGCCAAGATAAATGCCAACGTGTGAGAAGGTGCGACCCAGCGTATTGAAGAATACCAAATCGCCGGGTTTGAGCTCTGATTTATCAACATTCTGACCCGTCTGCGACATGCCAAGTGCAGTACGAGGCAGGGTAATGTTCATTGAGTTCTGGAATACGTATTTGATAAAGCCAGAGCAATCTAAACCTGCTTCGGGGGTATTGCCACCCCACGTATATTTCACGCCAATCAAACTCATGGCTGATAACAGCAAATCCTGCGCGGGCTGGTAGTCAGTGCCCTTTGGCATGGCGGTTGATTTGGGTTTGCTGCGCGGTCGTGCTGCAACGGCAGGGGACTCGTTGTCGCTGCTCGCGGCGGATTCAAGTGTAGTTGCGCTGCGCAAGCCACTGCTCGGATTGGTGTCTCCGAGTGGCATATCCTGATCTGCGTGCGCCAATTGGTTTGTACAGCTCAATACTGTAGCAAGAATGATAATCCATTTCATGGGCAGGAACTTTACGGGTGTAGAAAACGGCTGTAAAGCCTAAAATTCAAATTAATCGGCTAATTCGGCCCTGATGGACAGACTCAATGTTAAAAGAAACGTTCACCGTGATGCGAGATTTACCTCGCGTGCGCGAGATTATTGCAATTTTAATGCGTCATGGCTTGGGTAATTTAGTACAACGATTGGGCTTGGCAAAAGGTGTTGAGCGTGCTGGTGATCTATTGCATTGGCCCGGGGATCATGAGGTTGAACTACTTGAGCCTCCCGTGCGTGTACGGCGAGCATTGGAACAACTGGGGCCAACATTCATCAAGTTAGGCCAGGTCTTGGCAACGCGGGTTGATATGTTCCCACCTGAGTGGATTGCCGAGTTTGAGAAATTACAAAGTGATGTGCCACCACTGCCATTTGCCGAATTAGAGCCTGAGTTACGAGCAGCCCTAGGGCGGGACCCTCATGAGCTGTTTTTCGAACTGGATCCACAGCCGATTGGCTCGGCCTCCATTGCGCAAGTACATAGGGCCAAACTACATGATGGTACCGAGGTGGTCCTTAAAATTCGTCGGCCCAATTTTATCGCCAAGATCGAAGCTGATTTGCGCATCTTGCGGCATATTGCGGGCTTGGCAATGTTTGAATTCCCGGATTTGCGGCGCTATCAACCTGTGCGGATGGTGGATGAATTTGCAAAATCTATTCATCGGGAATTAAACCTTTCGATTGAGGCCCGCAATTTGGAGCGTTTTAGCACTAATTTTGCAGGTCATGAAGAAATTGTTATTCCCAAAATTTGGTGGGAATGGACTTCGGATCGCCTGATTGTGCAAGAATACATCGCCGGTGTGGCTGGCAATGATCTGGCGGCCGTGGATGCGACTGGCTTGGATCGCAAGCTGCTAGCGGCGCGTGGCGCAGATGCAGTGCTAAAAATGGTGTTAATTGACGGATACTTTCATGCTGACCCGCATCCTGGAAATGTAAAGTATTTATCTGGTAGTCGAATTGCCTTTCTTGATTTTGGTATGGTCGGGCGCTTGCCCCATCCACGACGGGATCATATTGTTGATCTGCTGGCTGCGCTGGCGCAGCGTGATGAGCACGGTATTTTGAATGTCTTGTTGGAGTGGACTGGTGATACCGTCGTTGATGAGGAAAAGCTAGCCGCCGATATTGCCGATTTTATGTTTAATTATGAAAATCTTTCGCTAAAAGATATTCAATTTGGTCATTTGCTAAATGATGTCGCAATGATTATGCGCGAGCACGAGATTACTCTGCCGGCAGATCTCACTCTGCTGTTTAAAGCATTAATCACGCTGGAAGGGCTGGGTCGGCAGCTTGATCCAGAGTTTCAAATGGTGTCGCACCTAACGCCATTTGTGAAAGAAGTCATCATCACGCGGTACAACCCCAAAACGCTACTGAAGCGTGGCAAGGATAACTTTCTGGAAGCATTTAATGTGCTTTCCGGCTTGCCGCGCGATATCGGTAAGCTGATCAAGCAAGCACGTCGCGGTAATTTGCGCATCGATCTGGATTTAAAGCGTTTAGACCATTTTGGCAATCAGTTGGCCAAAAGTGCCAATCGATTAACGATGGGTATTGTTACTGGGGCATTGATCATTGGTTCTTCAATCGCGATGACGATTAAAGTAGGGCCGACTATTTTTGGTATGCCGTTATTGGGTTTTTTGGGTTTTGTTGTGGCGCTATTAAATGCCATCTGGCTGATGTTTGCTATTTGGATATCAAGTAAATCAGAGCGCTAAAAAGCTAGCTTCTCTAAGCTTGTCGCAGCATGAACGCGTTGAAAATATTTTGCCAAGCCGTTTTCTTGTCGCTAATGGAAATGGTATACGCTGGGCTTGTAGACGGAGCAATGGCTTGCTGAATATACCCTGGTATTTGTTTTTTTCCGTGCTTGGCGGCAAGTTTGCCATTAAAAACGACTAGCTCTAGCTGAGTTAGACGAAGCGTTAATTCGGTAAGCGGGTTAGCTTGAATATTGCTGATTGCCGAATCTAGGCTGCCTGACCTAGAGGCTATTTGGATTACATCCCATAAAGCAATTTGTTGGGCACGCAGCATGGCATAGCGGTGCTCATAAGCCAGATTGCACAGATCAATTTGCAGTATTTCGCTGATAATCGGCCAAAATGCATTGCGTGGGTGTGCGTAATAATGCCCCTGTGCTAGCGATGCATCACCGGGTAAGCTGCCCAAGATCAAAATTCTAGCATCAGGACTAACGATAGGTGCAAAGCTGGCTTTAAGGCTCATTTGGACGAATGTCTGGCGGAGGAGGGCTAATATTACTTGTTCAGTAACGCAGCACCATCAAAGCCTAACCGCAGATTTCCCCAGTGACGCTCATTGATGTAAATGGGTACATCAAGTTCGGTCATGATTTCACCGGTGTCACGCACATAATTTTGCAAAAGGAAGCGTTCAGTATTTTGAGCAGCTCTGAGTCCGGCAGGGTCATTGAAGATCCGTTGGTCACGGCTATTGATCAGATCAGTTGCCCGATTGCCGGTTGGTGTTTGCGAATACCAGCTATTGTGGGTTGCACCATAACCACGATTGTCCACAGCCAAGGAAAATTTCCCCCCTTTGGCCGCTTTAGCTAATTGATCGTAGAGAGGCTGCATTTCCGCTGCGAAGTGCTGGCTGTAGCTGGTTTTATACTTCTGCGGGTCTGTATTGGGAACAATTTGATAATTTTGATCAAAAATATCAATCCCACGTGTGAGCATTGTAGTTAGTTTGTAGGCAACCTGATCACGGTACTCGCAGCACAGGCTGATCATCGAGTCAAGCGGGCCTTGGCCAATTACAAAGCGGCCAACCATTGCTTGCACATCTTCTGTTGCTTTGGCAACATCCTTCGATGATTCGGCGGAGCGGCTCATTTTTTCATTCACCGCCAGTGATAGCTGGTGAATTTCGGAAACGTTGGCGTTTACTAGATTATTCGCTGCAGTGAATTCTTCGAGTGTGCTGGCAATACCGCTTAATGCTTCGGCCGTATTTTCAAAATCACGAACCATATGAGCAAATTGGGCCGAGGCTTTTTCAACCACATCGCGCGTCATATTGGCATCTTGGGTGATGAGCTGGGTCTCAGCCAGCGTTTCAGATACTTGTGACAGCATGCTATCAATGTCGTGCGAGATTTCGTCCGTTGCTACGCCGACCTTTTCGGCTAGTTTGCGAACTTCATCGGCTACCACTGCAAAGCCACGCCCTTGTTCGCCTGCACGGGCCGCTTCAATGGCGGCATTCAGGGCTAGTAAATTGGTCTGGCCTGCAATTTCTTTAATAAGATCAACAATGGTTTTAATGCTGGCCGAGCGTTTATTCAGGCCATCTACGGTTTGATTAAAGTTGCCGATCTTGCTATTGATCGTATTGATGCGGCTGACCACATCCTGTAGCTCGGAATATGACGCATGTGCCATGTCTAGATTGGCGGCGGTGGTATGTGAAATTTCGCCAGTTTGGGTAGATACCTGCGAGATACCGCGCGTCGTTGAGTTGCTAGCGTCAACCACTTTTTTGGCCAACTGATCTTGCTGGGCGCTGGCATTGGCTGATTCTCGGATGTGTTTTTGCGATTTGGCGGCTTCCAATGCCATGCTAATGGTCATGGTCTGGACATTTGCAATAATGTCACGTTGTTTGCTTAAGAAGCGATTGCAGGTCATGCCCAGTTGGCTGATTTCATCAGTGTACGGCGTAGGTATGTTGCGTGATAAATCACCTTCGTGATCTGCTGCGTCAGTAAATACCTCATTAATGAGGCGAACTGGTTTGGTAATCCAGAGGTGAAAATAGGCAATTTCAATAAGGCATAAAACCAGCGATGCAGCGGTGAGTGCCGTG from Chitinibacter fontanus encodes:
- a CDS encoding adenylosuccinate synthase, which encodes MSRNVVVIGTQWGDEGKGKIVDWLTDHAQGVVRFQGGHNAGHTLIVGGKKTVLRLIPSGILHAGKACFIGNGVVISPEALLKEIDELTAAGIDVMSRLRISEACPLILPYHIAIDQAREAAKGEKKIGTTGRGIGPAYEDKIARRSIRLQDLYHPERFAAKLLENLDWYNFALKNYFNAPTLDYQTIYDETLAYAERIKPMLGDVSRTLYDLNKAGKPLLFEGAQGTLLDVDHGTYPYVTSSNCVAGAAAPGAGVAPQMLQYVLGIVKAYTTRVGSGPFPTELFDDVGAGLAKRGNEFGSVTGRPRRCGWFDAAALKRSIQINGVSGLCVTKLDVMDGIETIKLCVGYKINGVETDILPVGADDIALCEPIYEECAGWTESTFGVKKWEDLPENARKYLQRIAEICEAPIDIISTGPDREETIVMRHPYHG
- a CDS encoding C40 family peptidase — its product is MKWIIILATVLSCTNQLAHADQDMPLGDTNPSSGLRSATTLESAASSDNESPAVAARPRSKPKSTAMPKGTDYQPAQDLLLSAMSLIGVKYTWGGNTPEAGLDCSGFIKYVFQNSMNITLPRTALGMSQTGQNVDKSELKPGDLVFFNTLGRTFSHVGIYLGDNRFIHSPRSGRNIEVANMNLSYWQSRFNGARRVADSGSQGLNVSSLLAAGSGNKAATTTARNSAESSDAARSNMQCKKITVGKGKKKKTVTQCTQQKAKNSAAANKPSVSKSSAKASKNKSANKKDAARSKTTTTKKTNKSKKQ
- a CDS encoding ABC1 kinase family protein, giving the protein MLKETFTVMRDLPRVREIIAILMRHGLGNLVQRLGLAKGVERAGDLLHWPGDHEVELLEPPVRVRRALEQLGPTFIKLGQVLATRVDMFPPEWIAEFEKLQSDVPPLPFAELEPELRAALGRDPHELFFELDPQPIGSASIAQVHRAKLHDGTEVVLKIRRPNFIAKIEADLRILRHIAGLAMFEFPDLRRYQPVRMVDEFAKSIHRELNLSIEARNLERFSTNFAGHEEIVIPKIWWEWTSDRLIVQEYIAGVAGNDLAAVDATGLDRKLLAARGADAVLKMVLIDGYFHADPHPGNVKYLSGSRIAFLDFGMVGRLPHPRRDHIVDLLAALAQRDEHGILNVLLEWTGDTVVDEEKLAADIADFMFNYENLSLKDIQFGHLLNDVAMIMREHEITLPADLTLLFKALITLEGLGRQLDPEFQMVSHLTPFVKEVIITRYNPKTLLKRGKDNFLEAFNVLSGLPRDIGKLIKQARRGNLRIDLDLKRLDHFGNQLAKSANRLTMGIVTGALIIGSSIAMTIKVGPTIFGMPLLGFLGFVVALLNAIWLMFAIWISSKSER
- a CDS encoding DNA-deoxyinosine glycosylase → MSLKASFAPIVSPDARILILGSLPGDASLAQGHYYAHPRNAFWPIISEILQIDLCNLAYEHRYAMLRAQQIALWDVIQIASRSGSLDSAISNIQANPLTELTLRLTQLELVVFNGKLAAKHGKKQIPGYIQQAIAPSTSPAYTISISDKKTAWQNIFNAFMLRQA
- a CDS encoding methyl-accepting chemotaxis protein, which produces MAWLADFHRSFERNFIPTLGRKFAFIGLLCCFPLLITVAVSLAKSELIQLTQGLPASQQTQIISILDQLSLICTALTAASLVLCLIEIAYFHLWITKPVRLINEVFTDAADHEGDLSRNIPTPYTDEISQLGMTCNRFLSKQRDIIANVQTMTISMALEAAKSQKHIRESANASAQQDQLAKKVVDASNSTTRGISQVSTQTGEISHTTAANLDMAHASYSELQDVVSRINTINSKIGNFNQTVDGLNKRSASIKTIVDLIKEIAGQTNLLALNAAIEAARAGEQGRGFAVVADEVRKLAEKVGVATDEISHDIDSMLSQVSETLAETQLITQDANMTRDVVEKASAQFAHMVRDFENTAEALSGIASTLEEFTAANNLVNANVSEIHQLSLAVNEKMSRSAESSKDVAKATEDVQAMVGRFVIGQGPLDSMISLCCEYRDQVAYKLTTMLTRGIDIFDQNYQIVPNTDPQKYKTSYSQHFAAEMQPLYDQLAKAAKGGKFSLAVDNRGYGATHNSWYSQTPTGNRATDLINSRDQRIFNDPAGLRAAQNTERFLLQNYVRDTGEIMTELDVPIYINERHWGNLRLGFDGAALLNK